Genomic window (Desulforapulum autotrophicum HRM2):
ATTACCGCCCATAGCCATCTGCTTGTCAGGGGTGTTGAAGCAGGTGAAGACATTATTGATTTCGCAAAGGAGAAACAGGTGGATGAAATTATTATCGGCGTCAAAAGCCGCTCAAAAGTCGGCAAACTCCTTTTTGGATCCACGGCCCAGGCCATTATACTCCGTGCACCATGCCCTGTGGTAACGGTCAGATAATAAAAAGCCTGTCAGAAAATCAGAGCCATTTCGCAAAAGCCATGGTCAAAAATAATATTTTTGACCATGGCTGAAGATTCAGTCTGTTACCTGTTTCTTGCCCTTAA
Coding sequences:
- a CDS encoding universal stress protein, which translates into the protein MKILVGYRGVDVGKDLLEIALMHAKAFNGEVLVVTSMMGGERTEQPRIEDAEKNLKDAKQYFDENGITAHSHLLVRGVEAGEDIIDFAKEKQVDEIIIGVKSRSKVGKLLFGSTAQAIILRAPCPVVTVR